In the genome of Solibacillus silvestris, one region contains:
- a CDS encoding protease, whose amino-acid sequence MLQLIQNDRIRETINGKTVITKKPELLAPAGSLEKLKVAVHYGADAVFIGGQEFGLRSNAGNFTIEEMKEGVEFANKYGAVVYVTTNIFAHNENMDGLEEYLQAIEGAGVKGIIVADPLIIETCKKCAPSLEIHLSTQQSLSNWKAVKYWKEEGLERVVLAREVGGEEMRKMKEEVDIEIEAFVHGAMCIAYSGRCTLSNHMTARDSNRGGCCQSCRWDYDLYENNDGEEVALFNEGEAPFAMSPKDLKLIESIPHMIELGIDSLKVEGRMKSIHYIATVISVYRKVIDAYCADPENFTFEKEWLEELARCANRATASSFFEGEPSYKQQMFGFHSHKMKWDFAGFVMDYDADTQMVTLEQRNYFKTGDTVEFFGPNMDTFKMTVGQLWDKDGNELDVARHPLQIVKFKVDRSLSHFDMMRKENN is encoded by the coding sequence ATGCTACAATTAATTCAAAATGATAGAATCCGTGAAACAATTAACGGGAAAACAGTAATTACGAAAAAACCAGAGCTTTTAGCACCAGCAGGAAGCCTGGAAAAATTAAAAGTAGCCGTACACTACGGCGCCGACGCTGTATTTATCGGTGGCCAGGAATTTGGTTTACGTTCAAACGCAGGGAACTTCACGATTGAAGAAATGAAGGAAGGCGTTGAATTTGCAAACAAATACGGAGCCGTTGTATATGTAACAACGAATATTTTCGCTCATAATGAAAATATGGACGGTTTGGAAGAATATTTGCAAGCAATCGAGGGAGCAGGCGTAAAAGGAATTATCGTTGCAGACCCGTTAATTATTGAAACTTGTAAAAAATGTGCACCTTCTTTAGAAATCCACCTTTCTACACAACAGTCTTTATCTAACTGGAAAGCGGTAAAGTACTGGAAAGAAGAAGGGTTGGAGCGTGTTGTTTTGGCACGTGAAGTAGGCGGAGAAGAAATGCGTAAAATGAAAGAAGAGGTAGACATTGAAATCGAAGCATTCGTGCACGGTGCAATGTGTATCGCTTATTCAGGGCGCTGTACGCTTTCAAACCATATGACGGCACGTGACTCAAACCGTGGCGGCTGCTGTCAGTCTTGCCGTTGGGATTATGATTTATATGAAAATAATGACGGTGAAGAAGTGGCGTTGTTTAACGAAGGCGAAGCACCTTTTGCAATGAGCCCGAAAGACCTGAAATTAATCGAATCCATTCCACACATGATTGAGTTAGGTATTGACTCATTAAAAGTGGAAGGCCGTATGAAATCGATTCACTATATCGCTACAGTTATTTCTGTTTATCGTAAAGTAATTGATGCATACTGTGCAGACCCGGAAAACTTTACATTTGAAAAAGAATGGCTGGAAGAATTGGCGCGCTGTGCAAACCGTGCAACTGCTTCGTCATTCTTTGAAGGTGAGCCAAGCTATAAGCAACAAATGTTTGGTTTCCATTCACATAAAATGAAGTGGGATTTTGCTGGTTTTGTAATGGATTATGATGCCGACACTCAAATGGTTACATTGGAACAACGTAACTATTTCAAGACAGGCGATACGGTTGAATTTTTCGGCCCTAATATGGATACATTCAAAATGACGGTTGGCCAGCTTTGGGATAAAGACGGCAATGAACTAGATGTTGCCCGCCACCCGCTACAAATCGTTAAATTTAAAGTTGATCGCTCATTATCACATTTTGATATGATGCGAAAGGAGAATAATTAA
- a CDS encoding uridine kinase (functions in pyrimidine salvage; pyrimidine ribonucleoside kinase; phosphorylates nucleosides or dinucleosides to make UMP or CMP using ATP or GTP as the donor), protein MSNRPVVIGIAGGSCSGKTSVTRSIYDVFREHSVVVIEQDYYYKDQSHMTFEQRLETNYDHPLAFDNNLLIEHIHRLLAYESVEKPVYDYVQHTRSDEVIHVEPKDVIIVEGILVLEDERLRDLMDIKLFVDTDSDLRIIRRIQRDIKERGRTADSVIEQYLTAVRPMHNMFIEPTKRYADVIIPEGGENNVAIDLMVTKIKTILETESNL, encoded by the coding sequence ATGTCAAACCGTCCAGTTGTAATCGGTATTGCCGGTGGTTCATGCTCAGGTAAAACTAGCGTGACACGTTCAATATATGATGTTTTTCGTGAACATTCAGTAGTTGTAATCGAACAGGATTATTATTATAAAGACCAAAGCCATATGACGTTTGAACAGCGTCTGGAAACGAACTATGATCATCCGCTGGCATTTGACAATAATTTGCTGATTGAGCATATTCATCGTTTACTTGCCTATGAATCAGTGGAAAAACCGGTCTATGATTATGTACAGCATACACGTTCAGATGAAGTCATTCATGTGGAACCAAAAGATGTAATCATCGTTGAAGGAATTTTAGTGCTGGAGGACGAGCGTCTTCGTGATTTAATGGATATTAAATTATTTGTGGATACGGACTCTGATTTACGTATTATCCGACGCATTCAACGCGATATTAAAGAACGCGGTCGCACAGCTGATTCGGTAATCGAACAGTATTTAACAGCAGTGCGTCCAATGCACAATATGTTTATTGAACCTACTAAGCGATATGCAGATGTAATCATCCCTGAAGGTGGGGAAAATAACGTTGCAATTGACTTAATGGTAACGAAAATAAAAACAATTCTTGAAACTGAATCGAACTTGTAA
- a CDS encoding RNA-binding protein: MLTGKQKRFLRAEAHHLDPIFQVGKGGVNDAMIAQLRDVLEARELIKVRILDNCEEDKNVVAEELAAGTRAELVQLIGLTVVLYKESRNNKKIVLPKVATK; this comes from the coding sequence ATGTTAACAGGTAAACAAAAACGTTTTTTACGTGCTGAGGCACATCACTTAGACCCAATTTTCCAAGTTGGGAAAGGTGGCGTAAATGATGCAATGATTGCACAATTACGCGATGTATTGGAAGCACGCGAACTTATTAAAGTACGCATTTTAGACAACTGTGAAGAAGACAAAAATGTCGTGGCGGAAGAACTGGCTGCCGGTACTCGTGCAGAGCTCGTTCAACTGATCGGTTTGACAGTTGTATTATATAAAGAATCACGCAACAATAAAAAAATCGTATTACCTAAAGTAGCTACGAAATAA
- a CDS encoding phosphohydrolase — translation MERQTMFAAIKERMPEKRYIHTIGVMETAIRLANQYDESPKKAEIAAIFHDIAKYADVAWMKQVVTDQQLDARLLDWDAEILHGPVGAWIVETEFQINDEAILNAIRYHTTGRANMTTFEKIIYVADMIEPNRKFLGVEELRTLADISLEDAFRACVTHTLSFLVSSQQAIYPVSIECYNSLIREE, via the coding sequence ATGGAACGTCAAACGATGTTTGCAGCGATTAAAGAGCGAATGCCCGAAAAGCGGTATATTCATACGATTGGTGTTATGGAAACAGCGATCCGTTTAGCTAACCAATACGATGAGAGTCCCAAAAAAGCAGAGATTGCGGCAATTTTCCATGATATCGCTAAATATGCGGATGTTGCCTGGATGAAGCAAGTTGTAACCGATCAGCAGTTGGATGCACGCCTGCTTGACTGGGATGCAGAAATATTGCATGGTCCGGTCGGTGCCTGGATTGTCGAGACGGAATTCCAAATTAATGATGAAGCCATTTTAAATGCAATTCGTTACCATACTACCGGACGTGCGAATATGACAACTTTTGAGAAAATTATTTATGTAGCAGATATGATTGAACCAAATCGTAAATTTCTCGGTGTAGAGGAACTAAGAACATTGGCAGACATCAGTTTAGAGGATGCATTCCGGGCATGTGTGACCCATACGCTCAGTTTTTTAGTTTCGTCACAGCAGGCAATTTACCCTGTTTCAATTGAATGCTACAACAGCTTAATAAGA
- a CDS encoding shikimate dehydrogenase gives MKKWFAVIGDPIAQSKSPEMHNAWYEEGNVDATYIPIHVKPEHLQQAVASFKLLGTSGWNVTIPHKQTIIPFLDELDELAEKMGAVNTVVRTAEGKLKGYNTDGPGFVKSLEHAIGTMKRDAPILLIGAGGAARGIAFALQLTGYKNITIANRTVENAQRIIDDMHAGKAVSMQEAERSLANFEIFIQTTPAGMTTGDFALPFSLEKFPAGAIAADIVYNPLMTPFLQAAEQKGAIIINGLGMFVHQGAIAYEHWLGHYPNTNAMIARLTAQLGGNYVNR, from the coding sequence ATGAAAAAGTGGTTTGCGGTTATTGGGGATCCGATTGCACAGTCAAAATCTCCAGAAATGCATAATGCATGGTATGAAGAGGGAAATGTGGATGCAACGTATATTCCGATACACGTGAAGCCAGAACATCTACAACAAGCTGTTGCATCATTCAAACTGTTAGGGACAAGCGGCTGGAATGTAACGATTCCGCATAAACAAACGATCATTCCGTTCCTGGATGAGCTCGACGAACTTGCGGAAAAAATGGGTGCGGTCAACACGGTCGTGCGCACTGCAGAAGGTAAATTAAAAGGCTATAATACTGATGGTCCTGGTTTTGTAAAATCACTTGAGCATGCGATCGGTACAATGAAGCGGGACGCACCGATTTTACTAATCGGAGCAGGTGGCGCAGCCCGTGGTATTGCATTTGCTCTACAGCTTACAGGTTATAAAAATATAACTATTGCCAACCGAACAGTTGAAAATGCCCAGCGGATCATTGACGACATGCATGCCGGCAAAGCTGTTTCTATGCAAGAAGCAGAACGAAGCCTGGCTAATTTTGAAATTTTTATTCAAACAACACCAGCAGGGATGACAACAGGCGACTTTGCATTACCATTTTCGCTTGAAAAGTTCCCGGCAGGCGCAATTGCTGCAGATATTGTGTATAATCCATTAATGACGCCATTTTTGCAAGCGGCTGAGCAAAAAGGTGCGATAATTATAAATGGGTTAGGCATGTTCGTGCATCAAGGTGCGATAGCCTACGAACACTGGTTAGGTCATTATCCAAATACAAATGCAATGATTGCCCGTTTAACGGCGCAATTAGGAGGAAATTATGTTAACAGGTAA
- the nadD gene encoding nicotinate-nicotinamide nucleotide adenylyltransferase (transfers an adenyl group from ATP to NaMN to form nicotinic acid adenine dinucleotide (NaAD) which is then converted to the ubiquitous compound NAD by NAD synthetase; essential enzyme in bacteria), whose amino-acid sequence MKKVGLFGGTFNPPHIGHLMMANEVYAALGLSEVRFMPNAKPPHKDLSRSATNAQRLRMVELAIEDIPYFHVETYELDRGGVSYTFDTMKALCEREPQTQFYFIIGGDMIDSLHTWHRIDELMELVTFVGVKRPGSEAKSTYDVCMVEAPQIDLSSTYIRNRLQQTEAPLQFLLPAAVEQYIRKEGLYGTSNDVCSD is encoded by the coding sequence ATGAAGAAAGTCGGTCTTTTTGGCGGAACCTTTAATCCACCGCATATCGGACATTTAATGATGGCCAATGAAGTGTATGCAGCGCTTGGTTTGTCGGAAGTACGCTTCATGCCGAATGCAAAACCGCCTCATAAGGATTTGTCCCGCTCGGCAACAAATGCACAGCGTCTGCGGATGGTTGAGCTGGCGATCGAGGACATTCCATATTTTCATGTGGAAACATATGAACTTGATCGCGGAGGGGTATCCTATACATTCGATACAATGAAAGCATTGTGCGAAAGAGAACCACAAACACAGTTTTATTTTATTATCGGTGGGGACATGATCGATTCTTTGCATACATGGCACCGTATCGATGAGTTAATGGAACTTGTCACATTTGTTGGAGTAAAGCGCCCTGGCAGTGAAGCAAAATCAACCTATGATGTGTGTATGGTGGAAGCTCCGCAAATTGACCTTTCTTCAACATATATTCGAAATCGATTACAGCAAACAGAGGCACCTTTACAGTTTTTATTGCCTGCTGCAGTTGAACAGTATATTCGAAAGGAAGGTTTGTATGGAACGTCAAACGATGTTTGCAGCGATTAA
- a CDS encoding transcription elongation factor GreA, protein MSNEKQYPMTLDGKQKLEDELNTLKTVKRPEVVERIKVARSFGDLSENSEYDSAKEEQGFVEGRISLIEQMLRNAVIITEDETSNTISLGKTVTFDELINGKRANFEESYTIVGSAEADPMEGKISNDSPIAKALMGKHVDDVVKLTTPGGEMEVIILEVK, encoded by the coding sequence ATGTCAAACGAAAAACAATATCCAATGACACTTGATGGAAAACAAAAATTAGAAGATGAATTAAACACATTAAAAACAGTAAAGCGTCCGGAAGTAGTAGAGCGCATTAAAGTAGCTCGCAGCTTCGGTGACCTTTCTGAGAACTCTGAATACGATTCAGCAAAAGAAGAGCAAGGATTTGTGGAAGGTCGTATTTCTTTGATTGAACAAATGCTGCGTAATGCTGTTATTATTACTGAGGACGAAACATCAAATACAATTTCTTTAGGTAAAACAGTTACATTTGATGAACTGATCAACGGTAAACGTGCAAACTTCGAAGAATCATACACAATTGTTGGTTCAGCTGAAGCCGATCCGATGGAAGGTAAAATTTCAAATGATTCTCCAATTGCTAAAGCATTGATGGGCAAGCATGTGGATGATGTTGTAAAACTGACGACACCAGGCGGAGAAATGGAAGTTATTATTTTAGAAGTAAAATAA
- a CDS encoding phosphatidylserine decarboxylase (catalyzes the decarboxylation of phosphatidyl-L-serine to phosphatidylethanoleamine): MKEKLYRNMIELSNGKISSKILQQIAQSRLSKNFIRSYSQIYGINIQEVSKSPKEFTSLHDFFVRQLKEEVRPVDVRADIFASPVDAKIEAFGNIEDQEMFTVKNKPYSLIDLMGNETQAKRYNNGKYIVFYLSPADYHRIHSPIDGVVTRQYILGQKSYPVNQMGLQYGKKPISHNYRMISEINYEKDHYTAFIKVGATFVNSIELTNTSTQWKKGEEVGYFAFGSTVVMLFEQNTIEFTENVTNGAKIKMGEAFATMV; the protein is encoded by the coding sequence ATGAAGGAAAAATTATATCGGAATATGATAGAACTATCAAATGGTAAAATCTCTTCGAAAATTTTACAACAGATTGCTCAATCCCGTTTAAGTAAAAATTTTATTCGTAGCTATAGTCAAATATACGGAATTAACATACAAGAAGTTTCAAAATCCCCAAAAGAATTTACGAGCCTGCATGATTTTTTTGTTCGTCAGTTGAAAGAAGAAGTGCGTCCGGTAGATGTTCGCGCGGATATATTTGCGAGTCCTGTTGATGCGAAAATAGAAGCTTTCGGCAATATTGAAGATCAGGAAATGTTTACTGTGAAAAATAAGCCGTATTCTTTAATTGATCTAATGGGAAATGAAACACAGGCAAAGAGGTATAATAATGGCAAATATATTGTTTTTTACTTGAGTCCTGCAGATTATCACCGTATTCATAGTCCAATTGATGGTGTTGTTACGCGACAATACATACTTGGGCAAAAGTCTTATCCTGTTAACCAGATGGGCTTACAATACGGGAAAAAACCGATCAGTCATAATTATCGTATGATTAGCGAAATTAACTATGAAAAAGATCATTATACAGCATTCATTAAAGTAGGAGCGACATTTGTGAATTCAATCGAACTTACGAACACATCTACACAGTGGAAAAAAGGCGAAGAAGTTGGCTATTTTGCTTTTGGCTCAACTGTCGTAATGTTATTCGAACAAAATACAATTGAATTTACGGAGAATGTAACAAATGGGGCGAAGATAAAAATGGGAGAAGCCTTTGCTACTATGGTATAA
- a CDS encoding peptidase U32 — protein sequence MKKPELLVTPQSIEHITALLEAGADAFVIGEQKFGLRLAGDFTVAQVEEATKLIHAAGKKVYVAVNALFHNDRLDALDEYLVEMQRIGVDALLFGDPAVIIAVRENNVTIPLHWNPETTATNFFQVNYWGERGSKRAVLARELSVDEVIEIKENTKHEIEVQVHGMTCMFQSKRALLGNYFLYRDEAMEIENRKENNNMFLHDKERKNKYPIYEDMNGTHIFSPNDMCIIEELNELFEAGIDSFKIDGVLQTFDYTVTVTKLYRQAIDTYFEQGEDAYDDIKSELFEQIEAIQPALRPLDTGFIYKETVY from the coding sequence TTGAAAAAACCAGAATTATTAGTAACACCACAATCCATTGAGCATATTACAGCACTGCTTGAGGCAGGTGCAGATGCTTTTGTGATCGGTGAACAAAAATTTGGCTTACGTTTAGCTGGAGACTTTACGGTAGCACAGGTGGAAGAAGCAACAAAGCTGATTCACGCTGCAGGTAAGAAGGTTTATGTAGCAGTCAATGCCTTATTCCACAACGATCGTTTAGATGCGTTGGATGAATATTTAGTGGAGATGCAGCGTATAGGGGTAGATGCATTATTATTCGGAGACCCAGCCGTAATTATCGCTGTGCGTGAAAACAATGTAACCATTCCGTTACATTGGAATCCGGAAACGACAGCAACAAACTTCTTCCAAGTGAACTATTGGGGTGAACGCGGAAGTAAGCGTGCTGTACTGGCACGTGAACTTTCAGTGGATGAAGTTATTGAAATTAAAGAAAATACAAAGCATGAAATCGAAGTGCAAGTCCATGGCATGACTTGTATGTTCCAATCTAAGCGCGCACTTTTAGGGAACTATTTCCTTTACCGTGACGAAGCGATGGAAATTGAAAATCGAAAAGAAAACAATAATATGTTCCTTCACGATAAAGAGCGCAAAAATAAATATCCGATCTATGAGGATATGAATGGCACACATATTTTCTCACCGAATGATATGTGCATTATCGAGGAGTTAAATGAATTATTTGAAGCGGGCATCGATTCATTTAAAATCGATGGTGTCCTTCAAACATTTGATTATACGGTGACAGTTACAAAACTTTACCGTCAAGCGATTGATACGTATTTTGAGCAAGGTGAAGATGCGTACGATGACATTAAATCTGAACTATTTGAGCAAATCGAAGCAATTCAGCCAGCGTTACGTCCACTGGATACTGGCTTCATCTACAAGGAAACAGTTTACTAG
- a CDS encoding CDP-diacylglycerol--serine O-phosphatidyltransferase, whose protein sequence is MFLLQKVDSTFKKIKANAANIITITNMSFGGAAIMATLNEYHSYSVLLIFIAAFLDRYDGKVARKFNQESELGKQLDSMADIISFGVAPALLMYEMALMNAGFTGMMMPVLFIAAGALRLARFNVMDSTGYFVGLPITAAGTLLTISYFFTNTLSETFYFILFPVLALLMVSTFTLKKV, encoded by the coding sequence ATGTTTCTACTTCAAAAAGTCGATTCAACATTTAAAAAAATAAAAGCAAATGCTGCTAATATTATTACAATTACAAATATGTCATTTGGTGGGGCTGCAATTATGGCTACATTGAATGAGTATCATAGCTATAGTGTATTATTAATTTTTATCGCTGCTTTTTTAGATCGGTATGATGGTAAAGTTGCCCGTAAATTTAATCAGGAGTCCGAATTGGGAAAACAGCTTGATTCAATGGCAGACATTATTTCCTTCGGTGTAGCACCTGCCCTTTTAATGTATGAAATGGCATTAATGAATGCAGGATTTACAGGAATGATGATGCCCGTGTTATTCATCGCTGCCGGTGCGTTGCGTTTAGCTCGATTCAATGTAATGGATTCAACAGGCTATTTCGTAGGCCTGCCAATTACAGCGGCAGGTACGTTACTAACTATTTCATATTTCTTTACAAATACGTTATCTGAAACATTTTATTTTATTCTTTTTCCGGTATTAGCATTATTAATGGTAAGTACGTTTACATTGAAAAAAGTGTAA
- a CDS encoding RNA polymerase subunit sigma-70, whose protein sequence is MSGFVTALVQLWLELPALLGYLKGQTFYKPLSREEEEEVINRFIKGDESARVELIERNMRLVAHVVKKFHPSHDLLDDYISIGTIGLMKAVSSFTPEKKTRLATYAARCIENEILMHLRAQKKVQKDVSLFEPIGIDKDGQSLQIRDLLQLDEPSTIEKIERQEDFAQLYRYLDTLDPRELEIISYRYGLQNFDPHTQKEIAKRLNISRSYVSRIEKRALIKLYQQFKHGEKE, encoded by the coding sequence TTGAGCGGTTTTGTGACAGCATTGGTTCAACTTTGGCTTGAGCTTCCCGCATTATTAGGCTATTTAAAAGGGCAGACGTTTTATAAACCGTTATCACGCGAGGAAGAAGAGGAAGTCATCAATCGTTTTATAAAGGGGGATGAAAGCGCTCGTGTTGAATTAATTGAGCGAAACATGCGTTTAGTTGCACATGTCGTAAAAAAATTCCATCCTTCACACGATTTGCTTGATGATTATATTTCAATTGGCACGATTGGTCTTATGAAAGCCGTAAGCAGCTTCACACCAGAAAAAAAGACACGTCTCGCCACATATGCCGCCCGATGTATCGAAAATGAAATTCTGATGCATCTTCGTGCACAAAAAAAAGTGCAAAAGGATGTCTCGTTATTTGAGCCGATTGGTATCGATAAAGATGGGCAGTCTCTTCAAATCCGTGATTTACTGCAGCTTGACGAACCTTCAACAATCGAAAAAATTGAACGACAGGAAGATTTTGCCCAACTGTATCGCTATTTAGATACATTAGATCCGCGTGAGCTCGAAATTATTTCCTACCGATATGGGCTCCAAAACTTCGACCCGCATACCCAAAAGGAAATTGCTAAAAGACTCAATATTTCACGCAGCTATGTTTCACGCATTGAAAAACGGGCACTTATTAAGCTTTACCAGCAGTTTAAGCATGGAGAGAAAGAATAA
- a CDS encoding ribosome biogenesis GTPase YqeH (in Bacillus subtilis this enzyme appears to be involved in 30S ribosomal RNA subunit biogenesis): MNEMPQCIGCGTVIQTEDKNGLGYAPASSLEKEMIICQRCFRLKNYNEIQPVSLTDDDFLRILNGLGQQQGLIVKIVDIFDFNGSWLPGLHRFVGNNPVLLVANKADLLPKSVKEKKVINWLKREAKALGLKPVDVKLVSAHKGLGMQEVVEAIEEYRNGKDVYVVGCTNVGKSTFINRIIKQATGEGEIITTSHFPGTTLDMIGIPLDDGSSLYDTPGIINHHQMAHHIDSSELKYIMPKKEIKPKVYQQNAGQTLFIGALARFDFIQGERSAFTVHVANDLPIHRTKLERADQLYEEHKGELLAPPTSKHIDQLPPLVRHEFSIKEPKTDVVISGLGWVTVQHANVVVAAHAPKGVEVFIRPSLI; the protein is encoded by the coding sequence ATGAATGAAATGCCACAATGTATTGGCTGTGGAACAGTGATTCAAACTGAAGATAAAAATGGATTAGGGTATGCACCTGCATCCTCGCTGGAAAAGGAAATGATTATTTGTCAACGTTGTTTCCGTTTAAAAAACTATAATGAAATCCAACCTGTTAGTTTAACGGATGATGATTTTTTACGTATTTTAAACGGCCTTGGACAACAGCAAGGTCTAATCGTAAAAATCGTGGATATATTCGATTTTAATGGCAGCTGGCTACCAGGTTTACACCGATTCGTTGGAAATAATCCCGTTCTTTTAGTAGCAAATAAAGCAGACCTTTTACCTAAATCGGTAAAAGAAAAGAAAGTAATTAACTGGTTAAAACGTGAAGCAAAAGCGCTTGGTTTGAAGCCTGTTGATGTGAAGCTTGTTTCGGCACATAAAGGATTAGGCATGCAGGAAGTCGTTGAAGCAATTGAAGAATACCGTAATGGCAAAGATGTTTATGTTGTAGGTTGTACAAACGTCGGCAAATCGACGTTTATCAACCGGATTATTAAGCAAGCTACAGGTGAAGGAGAAATTATTACAACTTCTCATTTCCCGGGAACTACGCTTGATATGATTGGCATTCCGCTAGATGACGGATCATCTTTATATGATACACCTGGTATTATTAATCATCACCAAATGGCACACCATATCGATTCAAGCGAATTAAAATATATTATGCCGAAAAAAGAAATTAAACCAAAAGTGTACCAGCAAAATGCTGGACAAACTCTATTTATCGGTGCTCTTGCCCGTTTTGATTTTATTCAAGGTGAGCGTTCGGCATTTACTGTCCATGTGGCAAATGACTTACCGATTCACCGTACGAAGCTGGAACGTGCGGATCAACTATATGAAGAGCACAAAGGTGAGTTACTGGCACCTCCAACATCTAAACATATCGATCAATTACCGCCATTAGTGCGTCACGAGTTTTCGATTAAAGAACCGAAAACAGATGTAGTCATCTCAGGGCTAGGCTGGGTTACCGTGCAGCATGCCAATGTTGTCGTAGCAGCACACGCACCAAAAGGTGTAGAAGTATTCATTCGCCCGTCACTGATTTAA
- a CDS encoding 5'-methylthioadenosine nucleosidase (enables the cleavage of the glycosidic bond in both 5'-methylthioadenosine and S-adenosylhomocysteine) — MTIAVIGAMEQEVELLRGALQNTKTETIANSEYTTGTYEGKEVVLLKSGIGKVNAAMSTTILLEKFNPKVVINTGSAGGFDAALKVGDIVISDEVRHHDVDVTAFGYEIGQMAGMPAAYKSDENLMEVAKQAVKEVGEHNYSVGLICSGDVFMSNPERVEAVRKDFPTMKAVEMEAAAVAQVCHQFNTPFVVIRALSDIAGQESSMSFDEFLPVAAKHSTEIVLNAITKL; from the coding sequence ATGACAATAGCAGTAATCGGCGCAATGGAGCAGGAAGTAGAATTATTACGAGGCGCACTACAAAATACGAAAACGGAAACAATCGCAAACAGTGAATACACAACAGGTACATATGAAGGCAAGGAAGTGGTACTTTTAAAAAGCGGTATCGGTAAAGTGAATGCGGCAATGTCTACAACAATCCTATTGGAAAAGTTTAATCCGAAAGTTGTCATCAATACAGGATCTGCAGGCGGTTTTGATGCAGCATTAAAAGTTGGGGATATTGTTATTTCGGATGAAGTACGTCACCATGATGTAGATGTAACAGCTTTTGGCTATGAGATCGGTCAAATGGCTGGGATGCCGGCAGCATATAAATCGGACGAAAATTTAATGGAAGTCGCAAAACAGGCAGTAAAAGAAGTGGGAGAGCATAATTACAGTGTAGGGCTAATTTGTTCAGGCGATGTATTTATGAGCAATCCTGAGCGTGTTGAAGCAGTACGAAAAGATTTCCCTACAATGAAAGCCGTGGAAATGGAAGCGGCGGCTGTAGCGCAAGTATGCCATCAATTCAATACACCGTTTGTTGTCATTCGTGCACTATCAGACATTGCAGGACAAGAATCAAGCATGTCATTTGATGAGTTTTTACCTGTTGCAGCAAAACACTCAACAGAAATCGTATTAAACGCTATTACAAAATTATAA